A genome region from Nocardia sp. NBC_01730 includes the following:
- a CDS encoding cytochrome P450 codes for MTTPQHPTQAGTCPVGHGSPIDTDIPRIALYSEEFAADPHHAYREMRRRHGSLVPVDLSPGIPATLVIGYHTAVRILNDPDHFPSDPRTWQQSVPGDCPILPMLEWRPNALRSAGLEHARYRQANTVAIDGIDLHALHSAVEQVAVPLINTFCGDGAADLISQYAFPLTFAVLNSILGCPPDIGQQVAYALAAMFEGVDADKINAILSGALFDLISLKRAEPGDDIATRLLAHPTKLGDAELINQLVTLYGAGIEPLQNLIANALLLMLTDDRFAGGGPSTRDALNELLFTDPPLANFSVTYPRQPTLIDGVWLPAHQPVVISMSGCNNDPAIHDGEYTDNHSHLAWGTGPHACPAKSVAYLVAQNAIDQLLDALPEMRLACPADRLSWRPGPFHRALAAMPVVFPKSPPLNVF; via the coding sequence TTGACCACGCCACAGCACCCAACCCAAGCTGGTACCTGCCCCGTCGGGCACGGATCACCGATCGACACCGACATTCCCCGAATTGCTTTGTACTCCGAGGAATTCGCCGCCGACCCGCATCATGCCTACCGCGAGATGCGACGCCGTCACGGTTCGCTGGTGCCGGTGGACCTGTCGCCCGGCATTCCTGCCACGCTGGTGATCGGCTACCACACCGCAGTGCGAATTCTCAACGATCCTGACCATTTTCCGTCCGACCCGCGCACCTGGCAGCAGAGCGTACCCGGCGACTGTCCGATCCTGCCGATGCTGGAGTGGCGCCCGAATGCCTTGCGCAGTGCGGGACTCGAGCACGCGCGCTATCGGCAGGCCAACACGGTCGCGATCGATGGGATCGATCTGCACGCGCTGCACAGTGCTGTCGAGCAGGTCGCGGTCCCGCTGATCAACACGTTCTGTGGGGACGGCGCGGCCGACCTGATCAGCCAGTACGCCTTCCCACTGACCTTTGCCGTGCTCAACTCCATACTCGGCTGTCCGCCGGATATCGGGCAGCAGGTGGCCTATGCATTGGCCGCGATGTTCGAAGGAGTGGACGCCGACAAGATCAACGCGATACTCTCCGGCGCGTTGTTCGATCTGATCAGCCTCAAGCGGGCTGAGCCGGGCGACGACATCGCCACGCGACTGCTGGCCCATCCGACCAAGCTCGGGGACGCGGAGCTGATCAATCAACTGGTCACCCTCTATGGCGCGGGAATCGAACCGCTGCAGAACCTGATCGCCAACGCTCTACTGCTGATGCTCACCGACGACCGGTTCGCCGGCGGAGGCCCTTCGACGCGTGACGCGCTCAACGAGCTGCTGTTCACCGACCCGCCGTTGGCGAACTTCAGCGTCACCTACCCGAGGCAGCCGACCCTGATCGATGGTGTCTGGTTGCCCGCGCACCAGCCGGTGGTCATCAGCATGTCGGGCTGCAACAACGACCCGGCGATCCACGACGGGGAGTACACCGACAACCACTCTCATCTGGCTTGGGGTACCGGGCCGCACGCCTGCCCCGCCAAGTCCGTCGCGTACCTGGTCGCGCAGAACGCCATCGATCAGCTGCTCGACGCGCTGCCCGAAATGCGGCTCGCCTGTCCGGCCGACCGCCTGTCCTGGCGGCCGGGGCCTTTCCATCGTGCATTGGCGGCTATGCCGGTCGTTTTTCCCAAGTCGCCACCGCTGAATGTCTTTTAA
- a CDS encoding cytochrome P450 family protein: MQREPIALDTTGTDIQGESVRIRERGPVTLVELPGGVPAWSVTDAVVLKSLLADPRVSKDPRQHWAAFVNGEITQDWPLHPWVSADNMFTAYGADHRRLRKLVAPAFTHRRTTALRPRIESITDNLLDELSATPRGVMVDLRERFAYPVPIQVITELMGVPDHLGPAMHKCVDGFFDGSFTPEQAQANYLEMYRLVSELVAYRREKPGDDITSVLIATRDEDDGSQLTEKELVDTLMLVINAGHETTVNLLDQAVFALLTRPRQRADVVEGRVSWSDLVEESLRFEAPVAHLPLRYAVDDIEIGGIHIPKGEAILASYAAANRDPKVHGATADEFDVTRSTKDQHVAFGYGVHHCIGAPLARLEASIALPAVFRRFPNLRLAVAQSELEPVVSFVSNGHRTLPVYLTAGE, encoded by the coding sequence ATGCAGCGTGAACCGATAGCTCTGGACACAACCGGCACCGACATCCAGGGCGAGTCGGTGCGGATCCGTGAGCGGGGGCCGGTCACTCTGGTGGAATTACCCGGCGGTGTGCCCGCGTGGTCGGTGACCGACGCTGTCGTGCTCAAGAGCCTGTTGGCCGACCCCCGGGTGTCGAAGGACCCGCGGCAGCACTGGGCGGCATTTGTGAACGGCGAGATCACGCAGGACTGGCCACTGCACCCCTGGGTGTCGGCGGACAACATGTTCACCGCGTACGGTGCGGACCATCGCCGCCTGCGGAAATTGGTTGCGCCGGCGTTCACTCACCGTCGCACCACCGCGCTGCGTCCGCGGATCGAGTCGATCACCGACAACCTGCTGGACGAGCTGTCGGCGACCCCGCGGGGTGTAATGGTCGACCTGCGTGAGCGATTCGCATACCCGGTCCCGATCCAGGTCATCACCGAGTTGATGGGCGTGCCGGACCACCTGGGCCCCGCTATGCACAAATGTGTCGACGGGTTCTTCGACGGCTCGTTCACGCCCGAGCAAGCCCAAGCCAACTACCTCGAAATGTATCGACTCGTCAGTGAACTCGTGGCATACCGGCGGGAGAAACCTGGCGATGACATCACCAGCGTGCTGATCGCCACCCGCGACGAGGACGACGGCTCGCAGCTGACCGAGAAGGAACTCGTCGACACGCTGATGCTGGTCATCAACGCTGGGCACGAGACGACGGTCAACCTGCTCGACCAGGCTGTCTTCGCGCTGCTGACCCGCCCGCGGCAGCGCGCCGACGTGGTCGAGGGCCGGGTTTCCTGGTCGGATCTGGTGGAGGAATCGCTGCGTTTCGAGGCACCGGTCGCGCATCTGCCCTTGCGTTACGCCGTCGACGACATCGAGATCGGCGGGATCCACATCCCCAAGGGGGAGGCGATCCTGGCCTCTTACGCAGCCGCCAACCGCGACCCGAAGGTGCACGGCGCCACCGCCGACGAGTTCGATGTCACGCGTTCGACCAAGGACCAGCACGTGGCCTTCGGCTATGGTGTCCACCACTGCATCGGCGCCCCGCTGGCTCGGCTGGAGGCGTCCATCGCCCTCCCGGCTGTCTTTCGGCGCTTCCCGAACCTGCGGTTGGCTGTGGCTCAGTCCGAGCTGGAACCTGTGGTCAGCTTCGTCTCGAATGGGCACCGGACGCTACCGGTCTACCTGACTGCAGGGGAGTAG
- a CDS encoding ATP-binding protein, whose translation MNQDIAVVLSWILAAALVIAVAGALYAVQYANGQRDRVEALTREQRATEDTLERFAATTLPAVAESIRRFESQVPPVEVQAGMENSRLAQCLRWISERYADDLSLMRSETREQTNNEAHQAIKAAEEAARTEVSSASRQATSAAVRSFGTSVVSLGADVSQVVSAALREHRDDEVYATLTRIDHTIQQMIRQAQAFVIVCGGLPGRRWPQQSLTDVVGGATGRVRDYLRVRSGQLDRIVISRAVEPLVHTLATLLDNALRYSPPMSFVDVSFQEGHHGVTVIIDDAGVRMNAEQMEDARQVLANERPVDIHQLGPAPKVGFPGIAALARRYGFTVYIDGPNVYGGMRAMVYVPESLLVAPQNVEPSVEAASPAQPEPEPVSVLAGVNEQPREDERSTVHEITSGGLPKRRRRTVMSVSESAPGEPRTETGLARPDIAAAWQSGSQSGRAAATDHTEGMTS comes from the coding sequence ATGAATCAAGATATCGCCGTGGTGCTTTCATGGATCCTCGCCGCCGCTCTGGTGATCGCCGTAGCGGGGGCGTTATATGCAGTGCAGTACGCCAACGGACAGCGAGACCGGGTCGAGGCTCTAACCAGGGAACAGCGCGCAACGGAGGACACGCTGGAGCGGTTCGCCGCCACCACGCTGCCCGCGGTGGCCGAATCGATCCGCCGGTTCGAGTCGCAGGTGCCTCCGGTCGAAGTGCAGGCGGGCATGGAGAATTCGCGGCTCGCACAGTGCCTGCGCTGGATCTCCGAGCGGTACGCCGACGATCTGAGCCTGATGCGCTCGGAGACCAGGGAACAGACCAACAACGAAGCGCACCAGGCGATCAAGGCCGCCGAGGAGGCCGCGCGCACCGAGGTGTCCTCGGCGTCGCGCCAGGCGACCAGCGCCGCGGTCCGCTCGTTCGGTACCTCCGTGGTCAGCCTCGGCGCCGACGTCAGCCAGGTGGTGAGCGCCGCGTTGCGCGAACACCGCGACGACGAGGTCTACGCGACCCTCACCCGCATCGACCACACCATCCAGCAGATGATCCGCCAGGCGCAGGCGTTCGTCATTGTGTGTGGTGGCTTGCCCGGTCGGCGCTGGCCGCAGCAATCGCTCACCGACGTCGTCGGCGGCGCAACCGGCCGCGTTCGTGATTACCTGCGCGTGCGCTCCGGCCAGCTGGACCGGATCGTCATCAGCCGGGCCGTGGAACCGCTCGTACATACGCTGGCCACTCTGCTCGACAATGCGCTGCGCTATTCTCCGCCGATGTCTTTCGTGGACGTCAGCTTCCAGGAGGGCCACCACGGAGTCACCGTCATCATCGATGACGCGGGCGTGCGGATGAACGCCGAGCAGATGGAAGACGCTCGGCAGGTGCTCGCGAACGAGCGCCCGGTCGACATCCACCAGCTCGGTCCCGCGCCCAAGGTCGGATTTCCCGGTATCGCCGCGCTGGCCCGCCGCTACGGCTTCACCGTGTACATCGACGGTCCCAACGTCTACGGCGGCATGCGTGCGATGGTGTACGTCCCCGAGTCCCTGCTGGTCGCCCCGCAGAATGTCGAACCGTCTGTCGAAGCCGCCAGTCCCGCACAGCCCGAGCCGGAGCCGGTATCGGTGCTGGCCGGAGTGAACGAGCAGCCGAGGGAGGATGAGCGGTCCACCGTGCACGAGATTACCAGCGGCGGCCTACCCAAGCGGCGGCGCCGAACTGTCATGTCGGTGTCCGAATCGGCACCGGGGGAACCGCGCACCGAAACCGGACTCGCCCGCCCTGATATCGCGGCCGCGTGGCAGAGCGGCTCCCAGAGCGGCCGTGCCGCCGCAACAGATCACACCGAAGGGATGACATCCTGA
- a CDS encoding SDR family NAD(P)-dependent oxidoreductase, translating into MVDSKTALIVGVGPGLGMSMARRFGREGFRVALVSRSDTRHGAYLADLALRGIDASAHVADVTDRSRLSAILGEIRRDGDVAVAYYGPGPAQQPVAITEIDVATAQSAFDWVWPAIDVVRAALPGMLDRGDGALLFAGGLSSVRPMPMLGHLALATAALRNYALTLNAALAERNVYAGTLTIGGLVERGDIHAMVTADPARFGSPEGHTLDPDRLADTAWDMYRDRDHAEEVFDAFGRS; encoded by the coding sequence ATGGTGGACAGCAAAACTGCCCTGATCGTCGGCGTCGGCCCCGGTCTCGGAATGTCGATGGCACGGCGCTTCGGCCGCGAAGGCTTCCGCGTGGCGCTCGTCTCGCGCAGCGATACCAGGCACGGTGCGTATCTCGCGGATCTCGCGTTGCGCGGCATCGACGCCAGCGCCCACGTAGCCGACGTCACCGACCGATCACGCCTGAGTGCGATACTCGGCGAGATCCGCCGCGACGGCGACGTCGCCGTGGCGTACTACGGCCCCGGCCCGGCTCAGCAGCCCGTAGCGATCACCGAAATCGACGTCGCGACAGCGCAATCCGCGTTCGACTGGGTCTGGCCTGCAATCGATGTGGTGCGCGCAGCGCTGCCCGGCATGCTCGACCGCGGTGACGGCGCACTGCTTTTCGCGGGCGGCCTGTCCAGCGTCCGCCCGATGCCGATGCTCGGGCACCTCGCGCTGGCGACCGCAGCCCTGCGCAATTACGCTCTCACCCTCAATGCGGCCCTGGCCGAACGCAATGTCTACGCGGGCACCCTCACCATCGGCGGCCTCGTCGAACGCGGCGACATCCACGCCATGGTCACCGCCGACCCGGCCCGCTTCGGCAGCCCCGAAGGCCACACCCTGGACCCCGATCGCCTGGCCGACACCGCCTGGGACATGTATCGCGACCGCGACCACGCCGAGGAAGTCTTCGATGCCTTCGGTAGATCGTGA
- a CDS encoding type II toxin-antitoxin system Rv0910 family toxin has product MAKLRVSVDVPISPEDAWSHTSNLAELDKWLTMHEAWRGPIPAELTVGTELVGIASVKGLRNRVSWTVQAAEPPRRLHLTGAGKGGTKLGLQLLVAPKGSGSQVTVDIELGGKPLFGPIGSGVARAVKGDIERSLDRFVALYA; this is encoded by the coding sequence ATGGCAAAGCTGAGGGTCTCCGTCGACGTCCCGATCTCCCCCGAGGATGCCTGGTCGCACACCTCCAACCTCGCCGAACTCGACAAATGGCTGACCATGCACGAAGCGTGGCGCGGTCCCATCCCCGCCGAGCTGACCGTCGGCACCGAGCTGGTCGGCATCGCTTCCGTGAAGGGCCTGCGCAATCGGGTGTCCTGGACCGTGCAGGCCGCCGAACCGCCGCGCCGCCTGCACTTGACCGGCGCGGGCAAGGGTGGCACCAAACTGGGCCTGCAACTTCTCGTCGCCCCGAAAGGCTCCGGCTCCCAGGTCACCGTCGACATCGAACTGGGCGGCAAGCCGCTGTTCGGCCCGATCGGCTCCGGGGTCGCCCGCGCGGTCAAAGGTGACATCGAACGTTCCCTCGACCGCTTCGTCGCCCTCTACGCCTGA
- a CDS encoding DUF742 domain-containing protein — translation MTRSRRDPDLVRAYVRTGGRSRPTRELDLVTLAVAAKDPAPGASPDARRVLTLCRSALSIAEIAAYLDLPPSVVKIIVADLLDSDHMVIPTPAENLPEIALLEEVLNGLRALAV, via the coding sequence ATGACGAGGTCCCGGCGTGATCCCGATCTGGTGCGCGCCTACGTGCGCACCGGGGGACGTTCGCGTCCCACTCGCGAACTGGACCTGGTCACCTTGGCCGTTGCCGCCAAGGATCCGGCGCCCGGTGCGAGCCCCGACGCCCGCCGGGTCCTGACGCTGTGCCGCAGTGCCCTGTCGATCGCCGAGATCGCCGCCTATCTCGACCTGCCGCCGTCCGTCGTGAAGATCATCGTGGCCGACCTCCTCGACAGCGACCATATGGTCATCCCAACCCCGGCCGAAAACCTGCCGGAGATCGCCCTGCTGGAGGAGGTACTCAATGGGCTCCGTGCTCTCGCGGTCTGA
- a CDS encoding roadblock/LC7 domain-containing protein, whose protein sequence is MSTPVTDSNNKLGWLLEDLSIPGVRFSVLLSEDGLRIAHSSGISKDDAERFAAAASGLRSLGKALGEFCGGANNGVRQNMTEYDQGMILITAAGEGALLGVATTTDIDVGLVAHRMNELASRVGRELGSQPRRRPDGSEVP, encoded by the coding sequence ATGAGCACACCGGTGACCGACAGCAACAACAAACTGGGCTGGCTACTCGAGGACCTCAGTATTCCCGGTGTCCGGTTCTCGGTCCTGCTGTCGGAGGACGGTCTGCGGATCGCGCACTCGAGCGGCATCAGCAAGGACGATGCCGAGCGGTTCGCCGCGGCGGCCTCGGGACTGCGGTCGCTCGGCAAGGCGCTCGGTGAGTTCTGCGGCGGCGCGAACAACGGTGTGCGGCAGAACATGACCGAGTACGACCAGGGAATGATCCTCATCACCGCCGCGGGTGAGGGTGCGTTACTCGGCGTCGCCACCACCACCGATATCGATGTGGGTCTCGTCGCGCATCGGATGAACGAGCTTGCCTCGCGGGTCGGGCGCGAACTCGGCAGCCAGCCCCGCAGGAGGCCCGACGGCAGCGAAGTGCCATGA
- a CDS encoding cytochrome P450 — protein sequence MTTPQSPTFVSDATTPGTCPVAHGSPIDNNGPRVLLHTPEFAADPHRAYREMRRQHGSLVPMELAPDVPATLVIGYHTALRILNDPEHFPADPRRWQQNIPDDSPIKPMMEWHPNALRNSGDAHIRYRQAYTASIDGIDLHALHSKVEKIAIPLINTFCADGSADLVTQYAFPLAFEIINQMVGCPAELGQRVATGMAALFDTVNAAWGMQTLSEALMELTQLRRAQPGDDVTSRLAHHPAELDDAEMLSQLISFYGAGIEPQQNLITNTLLLMLTDKRFGGDVLGGSLSTRDALDEVLFDDPPMANFCTTYPRQPILIENTWLPAHQPIVVSMTGCNNDPAIRGGDYTGNRSHLAWGAGPHACPARSVAYLIVQDAIDQLLDAIPEMQLAVPTDELVWRPGPFHRAMAALPVVFPKSPPLNMP from the coding sequence TTGACCACGCCACAATCCCCAACGTTCGTGTCCGATGCCACCACACCCGGAACCTGCCCCGTCGCGCACGGCTCGCCGATCGACAACAATGGTCCTCGGGTTCTCCTGCATACCCCGGAATTCGCCGCCGACCCACATCGCGCCTACCGCGAGATGCGCCGTCAGCACGGTTCGCTGGTTCCGATGGAGTTGGCGCCGGATGTGCCCGCGACGTTGGTGATCGGATACCACACCGCGCTGCGAATCCTCAACGATCCCGAGCACTTTCCAGCCGATCCACGCAGATGGCAGCAGAACATTCCTGACGACTCACCCATCAAACCGATGATGGAGTGGCACCCGAATGCGCTGCGCAACAGCGGGGACGCGCATATTCGCTATCGCCAGGCATATACCGCGAGCATCGACGGAATTGATCTGCACGCGCTCCATTCCAAGGTCGAGAAGATCGCCATCCCGCTGATCAACACCTTCTGCGCGGACGGTTCGGCGGACTTGGTGACCCAATACGCGTTCCCGCTCGCCTTCGAGATTATCAACCAGATGGTCGGCTGCCCGGCGGAACTGGGGCAGCGGGTCGCGACCGGCATGGCCGCGCTCTTCGATACGGTCAATGCCGCCTGGGGCATGCAGACGCTCAGCGAGGCGCTGATGGAGCTGACCCAGCTCCGGCGCGCCCAGCCCGGCGACGATGTCACCTCGCGGCTGGCGCATCACCCGGCCGAACTCGACGACGCGGAGATGCTTTCCCAGCTGATCAGCTTCTACGGTGCGGGCATCGAGCCGCAGCAGAATCTGATCACCAATACCCTGCTGTTGATGCTCACCGACAAACGGTTCGGTGGCGACGTCCTCGGTGGGAGCTTGTCGACCCGCGACGCACTCGACGAGGTGCTGTTCGACGATCCGCCGATGGCGAACTTCTGTACCACCTATCCGCGGCAGCCGATCCTGATCGAGAACACCTGGCTACCTGCCCATCAACCGATCGTCGTCAGCATGACCGGTTGCAACAACGATCCCGCTATCCGCGGCGGCGACTATACCGGCAATCGCTCGCATCTGGCGTGGGGCGCCGGGCCGCACGCCTGCCCGGCCAGGTCCGTGGCATACCTGATCGTGCAGGACGCCATCGATCAGCTGCTCGACGCCATCCCCGAGATGCAGCTGGCCGTGCCTACGGACGAGTTGGTCTGGCGGCCCGGTCCGTTCCACCGGGCGATGGCTGCATTACCGGTCGTTTTCCCGAAGTCTCCGCCATTGAACATGCCGTAA
- a CDS encoding GTP-binding protein produces the protein MGSVLSRSDNAVDYVPDTVVRSVKLLVAGNFGVGKTTFVNSVSEIRPLRTEETITEASVGVDDMAGLPGKSETTVAMDFGRITLSPQLALYLFGTPGQKRFVPLWEELARGALGALVLVDTRRIEKSDEVLSVLEQRGVPYSVAVNQFEGARRYGLDEVRDALDLEPDTPLTTLDARDRGTCLRSLITLVEFLFHRLESRL, from the coding sequence ATGGGCTCCGTGCTCTCGCGGTCTGACAACGCCGTCGATTACGTGCCCGACACCGTGGTCCGGTCGGTGAAGCTGCTCGTCGCAGGCAACTTCGGTGTCGGAAAGACCACGTTCGTCAACAGCGTCTCGGAGATCAGGCCGCTCCGCACCGAAGAGACCATCACCGAGGCCAGCGTCGGTGTCGACGACATGGCCGGTTTGCCCGGCAAATCGGAGACGACCGTCGCCATGGACTTCGGCCGCATCACACTCAGCCCGCAACTGGCGCTCTACCTGTTCGGCACACCCGGGCAGAAGCGTTTCGTTCCGCTGTGGGAGGAGTTGGCCCGCGGCGCGCTCGGCGCGCTGGTGCTGGTCGACACCCGGCGTATCGAGAAGTCGGACGAGGTTCTGTCGGTGCTCGAGCAACGTGGCGTGCCGTATTCCGTCGCCGTCAACCAGTTCGAGGGTGCCAGGCGTTACGGCCTCGACGAAGTCCGCGACGCGCTCGACCTGGAACCCGACACACCGCTGACCACACTCGACGCGCGTGACCGCGGCACGTGTCTGCGCTCACTGATCACACTCGTCGAATTCTTGTTCCATCGTCTGGAGTCACGTCTTTGA